In Humulus lupulus chromosome 7, drHumLupu1.1, whole genome shotgun sequence, the following are encoded in one genomic region:
- the LOC133790692 gene encoding transcription initiation factor TFIID subunit 5-like isoform X1 has product MDEENILKFVTAYLKKKGFKQTEHAFQEELHHNKTTHNSSSPISSTSQFDADIAKQLLSFSESEIGPVRYQDGYSKLRSWTYSSLDLYRHELLRVLYPVFIHCFMDLVANGHIQEARAFFNSFREDHEMMHLRDLQKLEGVLSPSHLEEMEFAHSLRQSKVNIKICQYSYELLLQFLHKSQSTTVLGIINEHINFQVSPGQPNSISDDAEAVTLTCSSQDAVSQINQKEIHWGLLEDSLEERLEKTGGLLSDSEKAEGETKESEWEENKDIYLASTLVMLNINSCVQKRSAEGGKQGSSVKKLKKDKATGATGKATRPETNIVTMAPRVKPELPLPTISVEVEQSILDDLRNRVQLSSVALPSVSFYTFINAHNGLNCSTISPDGSLVAAGFSDSSLKIWDMAKLGQQAVGSVLQGDDDANPNEFGSNGGKRPYTLFQGHSGPVYSASFSPMGDFILSSSADSTIRLWSTELNANLVCYKGHNYPVWDVQYSPVGHYFASASHDRTARIWSMERIQPLRIMAGHLSDVDCVQWHANCNYIATGSSDKTVRLWDVQSGECVRIFIGHRSMVLSLAMSSDGRYMASGDEDGAIMMWDLSSGRCVAPLMGHTSCVWTLAFSGEGSVLASGSADCTVKLWDVSTSTKVSKTEENKSGNTSRLRSLKTLPTKSTPIYSLRFSRRNLLFGAGVLSKAV; this is encoded by the exons ATGGACGAAGAGAACATACTGAAATTCGTGACAGCATACCTGAAGAAGAAAGGTTTCAAGCAAACCGAGCATGCTTTCCAGGAAGAACTTCACCATAATAAGACCACTCACAATTCCTCTTCTCCGATTTCTTCTACTTCCCAATTCGATGCCGATATCGCCAAGCAGCTTCTCTCCTTTTCCGA ATCGGAGATTGGTCCAGTACGATATCAGGATGGGTACAGCAAGTTGAGGTCATGGACATATAGCTCCCTAGATTTGTACAGG CACGAGTTGCTTCGCGTTCTATATCCGGTGTTTATCCATTGCTTTATGGATCTAGTTGCAAATGGTCATATTCAAGAAG CTCGGGCATTCTTCAATAGCTTTCGTGAAGACCACGAAATGATGCACTTACGCGACCTTCAGAAATTGGAAGGAGTTCTCTCTCCATCTCATTTGGAG GAGATGGAATTTGCTCACTCTCTTAGACAAAGCAAAGTCAATATAAAGATTTGTCAG TATTCCTATGAGCTTCTTCTGCAATTTCTGCATAAGTCTCAATCTACCACTGTACTTGGTATTATCAATGAGCATATCAACTTTCAAG TTTCTCCTGGACAGCCCAACTCAATTTCTGATGATGCGGAGGCTGTTACATTGACTTGCAGCAGCCAGGATGCAGTCAGTCAGATTAATCAGAAGGAAATACATTGGGGG TTGCTGGAAGACTCTTTGGAAGAACGCTTGGAAAAGACTGGTGGTTTGCTTTCTGATTCTGAAAAGGCAGAAGGAGAAACTAAAGAGTCGGAGTGGGAGGAAAATAAG GATATTTATTTGGCATCCACTCTTGTGATGCTTAATATCAACTCGTGTGTTCAGAAAAGATCAGCAGAAGGAGGAAAGCAGGGCTCATCAGTTAAAAAGCTGAAAAAAGACAAGGCAACGGGAGCAACAGGGAAAGCCACTCGTCCTGAGACAAACATTGTAACTATGGCACCAAGAGTCAAACCAGAGCTTCCTTTGCCTACAAT TTCAGTAGAGGTCGAGCAGTCTATACTTGATGACTTGAGAAACCGTGTACAGCTGAGCAGTGTTGCTCTGCCATCCGTTAGTTTTTATACATTTATCAATGCACATAATGG TTTAAACTGTTCAACTATATCCCCTGACGGGTCATTGGTTGCTGCTGGGTTTTCAGATTCATCGCTGAAG ATTTGGGATATGGCAAAGCTTGGGCAACAGGCTGTTGGTT CTGTTTTGCAGGGTGACGATGATGCAAATCCAAATGAGTTTGGTTCAAATGGAGGAAAAAGACCCTATACCTTATTTCAGGGGCACTCAGGACCAGTTTATTCAGCTTCTTTTAGTCCTATGGGAGATTTTATACTTTCCTCTTCAGCCGATTCAACAA TTCGGTTATGGAGCACTGAACTAAATGCAAATCTTGTTTGCTACAAGGGTCATAATTACCCAGTATGGGATGTACAG TATAGTCCTGTAGGACACTATTTCGCTAGTGCATCACACGACCGGACAGCAAGGATATGGTCTATGGAAAGAATACAACCTTTGCGAATAATGGCAGGGCATTTATCTGATGTTGAT TGTGTGCAATGGCATGCCAACTGCAACTACATTGCCACTGGTTCTAGCGACAAAACAGTTCGACTGTGGGATGTCCAGAGTGGGGAATGTGTCAGAATATTCATTGGTCACAGGAGCATGGTCTTGTCTTTGGCAATGTCATCTGATGGTCGTTATATGGCTTCTGGTGATGAAGATGGTGCAATAATGATGTGGGATCTTTCAAGTGGCCGATGTGTTGCGCCTTTGATGGGTCACACTTCGTGTGTGTGGACTCTTGCTTTCAG TGGTGAAGGTTCGGTTCTTGCATCTGGGTCAGCTGATTGCACTGTGAAACTATGGGATGTATCAACAAGCACAAAAGTCTCAAAGACTGAGGAGAA CAAAAGCGGGAATACAAGTAGACTTCGATCGCTGAAAACTCTACCTACAAAATCTACCCCCATCTATAGTTTGCGG ttttctcggAGAAATCTTTTATTCGGAGCTGGGGTCCTTTCCAAAGCTGTATGA
- the LOC133790692 gene encoding transcription initiation factor TFIID subunit 5-like isoform X2, translated as MDEENILKFVTAYLKKKGFKQTEHAFQEELHHNKTTHNSSSPISSTSQFDADIAKQLLSFSESEIGPVRYQDGYSKLRSWTYSSLDLYRHELLRVLYPVFIHCFMDLVANGHIQEARAFFNSFREDHEMMHLRDLQKLEGVLSPSHLEEMEFAHSLRQSKVNIKICQYSYELLLQFLHKSQSTTVLGIINEHINFQVSPGQPNSISDDAEAVTLTCSSQDAVSQINQKEIHWGLLEDSLEERLEKTGGLLSDSEKAEGETKESEWEENKKRSAEGGKQGSSVKKLKKDKATGATGKATRPETNIVTMAPRVKPELPLPTISVEVEQSILDDLRNRVQLSSVALPSVSFYTFINAHNGLNCSTISPDGSLVAAGFSDSSLKIWDMAKLGQQAVGSVLQGDDDANPNEFGSNGGKRPYTLFQGHSGPVYSASFSPMGDFILSSSADSTIRLWSTELNANLVCYKGHNYPVWDVQYSPVGHYFASASHDRTARIWSMERIQPLRIMAGHLSDVDCVQWHANCNYIATGSSDKTVRLWDVQSGECVRIFIGHRSMVLSLAMSSDGRYMASGDEDGAIMMWDLSSGRCVAPLMGHTSCVWTLAFSGEGSVLASGSADCTVKLWDVSTSTKVSKTEENKSGNTSRLRSLKTLPTKSTPIYSLRFSRRNLLFGAGVLSKAV; from the exons ATGGACGAAGAGAACATACTGAAATTCGTGACAGCATACCTGAAGAAGAAAGGTTTCAAGCAAACCGAGCATGCTTTCCAGGAAGAACTTCACCATAATAAGACCACTCACAATTCCTCTTCTCCGATTTCTTCTACTTCCCAATTCGATGCCGATATCGCCAAGCAGCTTCTCTCCTTTTCCGA ATCGGAGATTGGTCCAGTACGATATCAGGATGGGTACAGCAAGTTGAGGTCATGGACATATAGCTCCCTAGATTTGTACAGG CACGAGTTGCTTCGCGTTCTATATCCGGTGTTTATCCATTGCTTTATGGATCTAGTTGCAAATGGTCATATTCAAGAAG CTCGGGCATTCTTCAATAGCTTTCGTGAAGACCACGAAATGATGCACTTACGCGACCTTCAGAAATTGGAAGGAGTTCTCTCTCCATCTCATTTGGAG GAGATGGAATTTGCTCACTCTCTTAGACAAAGCAAAGTCAATATAAAGATTTGTCAG TATTCCTATGAGCTTCTTCTGCAATTTCTGCATAAGTCTCAATCTACCACTGTACTTGGTATTATCAATGAGCATATCAACTTTCAAG TTTCTCCTGGACAGCCCAACTCAATTTCTGATGATGCGGAGGCTGTTACATTGACTTGCAGCAGCCAGGATGCAGTCAGTCAGATTAATCAGAAGGAAATACATTGGGGG TTGCTGGAAGACTCTTTGGAAGAACGCTTGGAAAAGACTGGTGGTTTGCTTTCTGATTCTGAAAAGGCAGAAGGAGAAACTAAAGAGTCGGAGTGGGAGGAAAATAAG AAAAGATCAGCAGAAGGAGGAAAGCAGGGCTCATCAGTTAAAAAGCTGAAAAAAGACAAGGCAACGGGAGCAACAGGGAAAGCCACTCGTCCTGAGACAAACATTGTAACTATGGCACCAAGAGTCAAACCAGAGCTTCCTTTGCCTACAAT TTCAGTAGAGGTCGAGCAGTCTATACTTGATGACTTGAGAAACCGTGTACAGCTGAGCAGTGTTGCTCTGCCATCCGTTAGTTTTTATACATTTATCAATGCACATAATGG TTTAAACTGTTCAACTATATCCCCTGACGGGTCATTGGTTGCTGCTGGGTTTTCAGATTCATCGCTGAAG ATTTGGGATATGGCAAAGCTTGGGCAACAGGCTGTTGGTT CTGTTTTGCAGGGTGACGATGATGCAAATCCAAATGAGTTTGGTTCAAATGGAGGAAAAAGACCCTATACCTTATTTCAGGGGCACTCAGGACCAGTTTATTCAGCTTCTTTTAGTCCTATGGGAGATTTTATACTTTCCTCTTCAGCCGATTCAACAA TTCGGTTATGGAGCACTGAACTAAATGCAAATCTTGTTTGCTACAAGGGTCATAATTACCCAGTATGGGATGTACAG TATAGTCCTGTAGGACACTATTTCGCTAGTGCATCACACGACCGGACAGCAAGGATATGGTCTATGGAAAGAATACAACCTTTGCGAATAATGGCAGGGCATTTATCTGATGTTGAT TGTGTGCAATGGCATGCCAACTGCAACTACATTGCCACTGGTTCTAGCGACAAAACAGTTCGACTGTGGGATGTCCAGAGTGGGGAATGTGTCAGAATATTCATTGGTCACAGGAGCATGGTCTTGTCTTTGGCAATGTCATCTGATGGTCGTTATATGGCTTCTGGTGATGAAGATGGTGCAATAATGATGTGGGATCTTTCAAGTGGCCGATGTGTTGCGCCTTTGATGGGTCACACTTCGTGTGTGTGGACTCTTGCTTTCAG TGGTGAAGGTTCGGTTCTTGCATCTGGGTCAGCTGATTGCACTGTGAAACTATGGGATGTATCAACAAGCACAAAAGTCTCAAAGACTGAGGAGAA CAAAAGCGGGAATACAAGTAGACTTCGATCGCTGAAAACTCTACCTACAAAATCTACCCCCATCTATAGTTTGCGG ttttctcggAGAAATCTTTTATTCGGAGCTGGGGTCCTTTCCAAAGCTGTATGA